From a region of the Alnus glutinosa chromosome 1, dhAlnGlut1.1, whole genome shotgun sequence genome:
- the LOC133869466 gene encoding ureide permease 1 isoform X1: MQTISWGQPAGEAGVLSNPCRESALHGSEVYLIEDFSGILSLVTLSTERVIYRGLKMYVVESKGGAILCMLLALLFLGTWPAVMTLLERRGRLPQHTYLDYSITNLLAAIIIALTFGEIGSSKPGVPNFFTQLAQDNWPSVLFAMAGGVVLSIGNLSTQYAWAFVGLSVTEVLTSSITVVIGTTMNYFLDDKINKAEILFPGVGCFLIAVCLASAVHTSNAADNKAKLNSLSSDIAGTEAMGVSKFKETTRKDVGATDLEDGSGSAEKAKVGTAGFLIELENRRAIKVFGKNAFIGLAISFFAGLCFSLFSPAFNLATNDQWHTLKEGVPHLSVYTAFFYFSVSCFVIAIILNITFLYHPVLNLPRSSLKAYLRDWNGRGWALLAGILCGFGNGLQFMGGQAAGYAAADAVQALPLVSTFWGILLFGEYRRSSRRTYVLLISMLFMFIVAVAVLMASSGHRK, from the exons ATGCAAACAATTTCTTGGGGTCAGCCCGCCGGCGAAGCCGGAGTATTATCCAATCCGTGTAGAGAGAGCGCTTTACACGGGTCCGAGGTTTACCTGATAGAG GATTTTTCTGGTATACTTTCCTTGGTTACTCTATCAACTGAGAGGGTTATATATAGGGGGCTGAAAATGTATGTGGTAGAGAGCAAAGGGGGTGCCATTTTATGTATGCTGCTTGCCTTGTTATTCTTGGGCACATGGCCTGCTGTCATGACTCTCCTAGAAAGGCGGGGTCGACTTCCTCAACATACTTACCTTGACTATTCGATCACAAATCTCTTGGCTGCTATCATTATTGCCTTAACGTTTGGGGAGATAGGCAGCAGCAAACCTGGAGTGCCCAATTTTTTTACTCAACTTGCTCAG GATAACTGGCCCTCTGTTTTGTTTGCCATGGCGGGTGGAGTGGTGCTCAGCATTGGTAATCTATCTACACAGTATGCCTGGGCTTTTGTTGGTTTATCAGTGACAGAAGTGCTCACTTCAAGCATAACTGTTGTTatag GCACAACCATGAACTACTTTTTGGATGACAAAATCAACAAAGCTGAGATTCTTTTCCCTGGGGTTGGTTGCTTCTTGATTGCCGTTTGTCTTGCCTCTGCTGTTCACACATCCAATGCAGCTGATAATAAAGCAAAGCTCAACAGTTTGTCAAGTGATATAGCGGGAACGGA GGCTATGGGTGTTTCCAAGTTTAAAGAAACAACTAGAAAAGATG TTGGAGCAACGGATCTTGAAGATGGAAGTGGTTCTGCAGAGAAGGCCAAAGTTGGGACTGCAGGTTTCCTCATAGAACTTGAAAACAGACGAGCGATCAAG GTGTTTGGGAAGAACGCTTTCATTGGTTTGGCCATAAGTTTCTTTGCTGGTCTCTGCTTCTCTCTATTCTCTCCAGCATTCAATTTggcaacaaatgatcaatggcACACATTAAAGGAAGGGGTGCCTCACTTGTCTGTCTATACTGCATTTTTCTACTTCTCAGTCTCTTGTTTCGTCATCGCCATCATTCTAAACATCACCTTCCTTTACCACCCCGTACTAAATTTACCCAGATCATCTCTTAAGGCTTACCTGAGAGACTGGAACGGCCGAGGCTGGGCCCTTTTGGCTGGGATCTTGTGTGGGTTTGGGAATGGCCTCCAATTCATGGGAGGTCAAGCTGCAGGATATGCAGCAGCAGATGCTGTTCAG GCACTTCCACTTGTGAGCACCTTCTGGGGCATACTTCTCTTTGGAGAGTATCGAAGATCATCTAGAAGAACATATGTATTGCTCATCAGCATGTTGTTTATGTTTATTGTAGCTGTTGCAGTTCTTATGGCATCATCAGGGCACCGAAAATAA
- the LOC133869466 gene encoding ureide permease 1 isoform X3, with protein MYVVESKGGAILCMLLALLFLGTWPAVMTLLERRGRLPQHTYLDYSITNLLAAIIIALTFGEIGSSKPGVPNFFTQLAQDNWPSVLFAMAGGVVLSIGNLSTQYAWAFVGLSVTEVLTSSITVVIGTTMNYFLDDKINKAEILFPGVGCFLIAVCLASAVHTSNAADNKAKLNSLSSDIAGTEAMGVSKFKETTRKDVGATDLEDGSGSAEKAKVGTAGFLIELENRRAIKVFGKNAFIGLAISFFAGLCFSLFSPAFNLATNDQWHTLKEGVPHLSVYTAFFYFSVSCFVIAIILNITFLYHPVLNLPRSSLKAYLRDWNGRGWALLAGILCGFGNGLQFMGGQAAGYAAADAVQALPLVSTFWGILLFGEYRRSSRRTYVLLISMLFMFIVAVAVLMASSGHRK; from the exons ATGTATGTGGTAGAGAGCAAAGGGGGTGCCATTTTATGTATGCTGCTTGCCTTGTTATTCTTGGGCACATGGCCTGCTGTCATGACTCTCCTAGAAAGGCGGGGTCGACTTCCTCAACATACTTACCTTGACTATTCGATCACAAATCTCTTGGCTGCTATCATTATTGCCTTAACGTTTGGGGAGATAGGCAGCAGCAAACCTGGAGTGCCCAATTTTTTTACTCAACTTGCTCAG GATAACTGGCCCTCTGTTTTGTTTGCCATGGCGGGTGGAGTGGTGCTCAGCATTGGTAATCTATCTACACAGTATGCCTGGGCTTTTGTTGGTTTATCAGTGACAGAAGTGCTCACTTCAAGCATAACTGTTGTTatag GCACAACCATGAACTACTTTTTGGATGACAAAATCAACAAAGCTGAGATTCTTTTCCCTGGGGTTGGTTGCTTCTTGATTGCCGTTTGTCTTGCCTCTGCTGTTCACACATCCAATGCAGCTGATAATAAAGCAAAGCTCAACAGTTTGTCAAGTGATATAGCGGGAACGGA GGCTATGGGTGTTTCCAAGTTTAAAGAAACAACTAGAAAAGATG TTGGAGCAACGGATCTTGAAGATGGAAGTGGTTCTGCAGAGAAGGCCAAAGTTGGGACTGCAGGTTTCCTCATAGAACTTGAAAACAGACGAGCGATCAAG GTGTTTGGGAAGAACGCTTTCATTGGTTTGGCCATAAGTTTCTTTGCTGGTCTCTGCTTCTCTCTATTCTCTCCAGCATTCAATTTggcaacaaatgatcaatggcACACATTAAAGGAAGGGGTGCCTCACTTGTCTGTCTATACTGCATTTTTCTACTTCTCAGTCTCTTGTTTCGTCATCGCCATCATTCTAAACATCACCTTCCTTTACCACCCCGTACTAAATTTACCCAGATCATCTCTTAAGGCTTACCTGAGAGACTGGAACGGCCGAGGCTGGGCCCTTTTGGCTGGGATCTTGTGTGGGTTTGGGAATGGCCTCCAATTCATGGGAGGTCAAGCTGCAGGATATGCAGCAGCAGATGCTGTTCAG GCACTTCCACTTGTGAGCACCTTCTGGGGCATACTTCTCTTTGGAGAGTATCGAAGATCATCTAGAAGAACATATGTATTGCTCATCAGCATGTTGTTTATGTTTATTGTAGCTGTTGCAGTTCTTATGGCATCATCAGGGCACCGAAAATAA
- the LOC133869466 gene encoding ureide permease 1 isoform X2 — protein sequence MDFSGILSLVTLSTERVIYRGLKMYVVESKGGAILCMLLALLFLGTWPAVMTLLERRGRLPQHTYLDYSITNLLAAIIIALTFGEIGSSKPGVPNFFTQLAQDNWPSVLFAMAGGVVLSIGNLSTQYAWAFVGLSVTEVLTSSITVVIGTTMNYFLDDKINKAEILFPGVGCFLIAVCLASAVHTSNAADNKAKLNSLSSDIAGTEAMGVSKFKETTRKDVGATDLEDGSGSAEKAKVGTAGFLIELENRRAIKVFGKNAFIGLAISFFAGLCFSLFSPAFNLATNDQWHTLKEGVPHLSVYTAFFYFSVSCFVIAIILNITFLYHPVLNLPRSSLKAYLRDWNGRGWALLAGILCGFGNGLQFMGGQAAGYAAADAVQALPLVSTFWGILLFGEYRRSSRRTYVLLISMLFMFIVAVAVLMASSGHRK from the exons ATG GATTTTTCTGGTATACTTTCCTTGGTTACTCTATCAACTGAGAGGGTTATATATAGGGGGCTGAAAATGTATGTGGTAGAGAGCAAAGGGGGTGCCATTTTATGTATGCTGCTTGCCTTGTTATTCTTGGGCACATGGCCTGCTGTCATGACTCTCCTAGAAAGGCGGGGTCGACTTCCTCAACATACTTACCTTGACTATTCGATCACAAATCTCTTGGCTGCTATCATTATTGCCTTAACGTTTGGGGAGATAGGCAGCAGCAAACCTGGAGTGCCCAATTTTTTTACTCAACTTGCTCAG GATAACTGGCCCTCTGTTTTGTTTGCCATGGCGGGTGGAGTGGTGCTCAGCATTGGTAATCTATCTACACAGTATGCCTGGGCTTTTGTTGGTTTATCAGTGACAGAAGTGCTCACTTCAAGCATAACTGTTGTTatag GCACAACCATGAACTACTTTTTGGATGACAAAATCAACAAAGCTGAGATTCTTTTCCCTGGGGTTGGTTGCTTCTTGATTGCCGTTTGTCTTGCCTCTGCTGTTCACACATCCAATGCAGCTGATAATAAAGCAAAGCTCAACAGTTTGTCAAGTGATATAGCGGGAACGGA GGCTATGGGTGTTTCCAAGTTTAAAGAAACAACTAGAAAAGATG TTGGAGCAACGGATCTTGAAGATGGAAGTGGTTCTGCAGAGAAGGCCAAAGTTGGGACTGCAGGTTTCCTCATAGAACTTGAAAACAGACGAGCGATCAAG GTGTTTGGGAAGAACGCTTTCATTGGTTTGGCCATAAGTTTCTTTGCTGGTCTCTGCTTCTCTCTATTCTCTCCAGCATTCAATTTggcaacaaatgatcaatggcACACATTAAAGGAAGGGGTGCCTCACTTGTCTGTCTATACTGCATTTTTCTACTTCTCAGTCTCTTGTTTCGTCATCGCCATCATTCTAAACATCACCTTCCTTTACCACCCCGTACTAAATTTACCCAGATCATCTCTTAAGGCTTACCTGAGAGACTGGAACGGCCGAGGCTGGGCCCTTTTGGCTGGGATCTTGTGTGGGTTTGGGAATGGCCTCCAATTCATGGGAGGTCAAGCTGCAGGATATGCAGCAGCAGATGCTGTTCAG GCACTTCCACTTGTGAGCACCTTCTGGGGCATACTTCTCTTTGGAGAGTATCGAAGATCATCTAGAAGAACATATGTATTGCTCATCAGCATGTTGTTTATGTTTATTGTAGCTGTTGCAGTTCTTATGGCATCATCAGGGCACCGAAAATAA
- the LOC133869461 gene encoding uncharacterized protein LOC133869461 codes for METQQEREGSLPPPPPSPRQGGHSGGGEFSAILTVLLSFIAIVTMIAIPSSSNFKNSLSIVHQVPEGHVGVYWRGGALLKIITDPGFHLKMPLITHYEPVQVVLQTDQVRDIPCGTKGGVMINFEKIEVVNRLRKDYVYETLLNYGVHYDNTWIYDKIHHEINQFCSSHSLQQVYIDVFDQIDEKMKDALQVDCTRYAPGIEIISVRVTKPTIPESIRRNFEQMEEERTKVLIAVERQRVVEKEAETKKKMAISEAEKNANVSKIIMEQKLTEKESTRKQQEIENQIYMAREKSLADADFYRVMKEAEANKLKLTPQYLELKFIEAIADNTKIFFGEKVPNMVLDQRLLGNFLQQVSGSGDLSRDTSKEGNFEA; via the exons ATGGAGAcgcagcaagagagagaaggaTCTCTACCGCCACCGCCTCCCTCTCCACGTCAAGGTGGTCACTCCGGCGGCGGAGAGTTCTCTGCGATTCTCACAGTCCTATTATCCTTCATCGCCATCGTGACCATG ATAGCGATTCCATCATCATCAAATTTTAAGAATAGCTTGTCCATTGTGCACCAAGTCCCAGAGGGTCATGTTGGGGTATACTGGAGAGGAGGCGCCCTTCTTAAGATAATTACAGATCCAG GTTTTCATCTAAAGATGCCATTGATAACCCACTATGAACCTGTTCAAGTGGTTCTTCAGACAGATCAG GTGAGAGATATTCCTTGTGGTACTAAAGGTGGTGTCATGATCAACTTTGAAAAGATAGAG GTTGTTAACCGTCTTCGTAAGGATTATGTGTATGAAACACTGCTGAACTATGGAGTGCATTATGACAACACATGGATATATGACAAGATTCATCATGAGATCAATCAGTTCTGCAGCTCCCACTCTCTTCAGCAAGTCTATATTGATGTGTTTGATCAA ATTGATGAAAAGATGAAAGATGCTCTCCAGGTTGATTGCACACGTTATGCTCCAGGTATTGAAATTATCAGTGTGCGCGTTACAAAGCCTACTATCCCAGAGAGCATAAGACGCAATTTTGAACAGATGGAAGAGGAACGTACTAAG GTCTTAATTGCTGTTGAGCGACAGAGAGTAGTTGAGAAAGAGGcagagacaaaaaagaaaatggctaTTAGTGAAGCTGAGAAGAATGCAAATGTCAGTAAGATCATTATGGAACAGAAGTTGACGGAGAAGGAAAGTACCAGAAAGCAACAAGAAATTGAGAACCAAATCTACATGGCTCGGGAAAAGAGTCTGGCGGATGCTGATTTCTACCg TGTAATGAAGGAAGCTGAAGCAAACAAGTTGAAGCTTACTCCGCAATATCTTGAGCTTAAATTCATAGAGGCCATAGCTGATAATACCAAAATCTTCTTTGGGGAAAAg GTACCTAATATGGTTTTGGATCAGAGGCTGCTTGGGAACTTCCTGCAACAGGTGTCTGGGAGTGGGGACCTGTCAAGAGATACGTCTAAGGAGGGGAATTTTGAAGCTTAA